From one Microbacterium aurum genomic stretch:
- a CDS encoding glycine cleavage system protein R, with product MAQLVLTVVGDDRAGLVNALAQKVSEAGANWEQSELAELAGAFAGIVLVRVDDARVDELVASLQSLEGMLKVAVHTGTSAAAPAPRTLHITVLGNDRPGIVRDVTATIAAHALSIDTFRSRTLDAPMAGGILFEATVEVSIPEGADAAVIRRALEDLAGEIQVDLNVE from the coding sequence ATGGCCCAACTCGTGCTCACCGTCGTCGGCGACGACCGCGCCGGTCTCGTGAACGCCCTCGCGCAGAAGGTCTCGGAGGCCGGCGCCAACTGGGAGCAGAGCGAGCTCGCGGAGCTGGCCGGCGCGTTCGCGGGCATCGTGCTCGTCCGGGTGGACGATGCGCGCGTCGACGAGCTCGTGGCGTCGCTGCAGTCTCTGGAGGGGATGCTGAAGGTCGCGGTCCACACCGGCACTTCGGCCGCCGCTCCCGCGCCCCGCACCCTCCACATCACCGTGCTCGGCAACGACCGTCCCGGCATCGTCCGCGACGTGACGGCGACGATCGCCGCCCACGCCCTGTCTATCGACACCTTCCGCAGCCGCACGCTCGATGCCCCGATGGCCGGCGGCATCCTCTTCGAGGCCACCGTCGAGGTGAGCATCCCCGAGGGGGCGGATGCCGCGGTGATCCGTCGTGCCCTGGAAGACCTCGCGGGCGAGATCCAGGTCGACCTCAACGTCGAGTGA
- a CDS encoding DUF3000 domain-containing protein, translating into MDEPRPPAGSSAFASVAESLRALTFRSDFTVREIAAPGSLAPDAIALAGDVRPEADGIDSEYGTGRFILLHDPEEPDAWDGAWRVVCFAQAPLEPEIGVDPLLADVAWSWLIDALHTRGATFHAASGTATKTLSKGFGTLADEGDGAQIELRASWSPGGDLTAHVAAWAELVCMLAGLPPGSEDIAVFGAHRAAGGRGPSARGGSRG; encoded by the coding sequence GTGGATGAACCTCGTCCCCCTGCCGGGTCCTCGGCCTTCGCCTCCGTCGCCGAGTCGCTGCGCGCCCTGACGTTCCGGTCGGACTTCACCGTGCGGGAGATCGCCGCGCCGGGAAGCCTCGCGCCCGACGCCATCGCCCTCGCCGGAGACGTCCGTCCCGAAGCCGACGGCATCGACTCCGAGTACGGCACGGGACGCTTCATCCTGCTGCACGACCCGGAGGAGCCGGACGCCTGGGACGGCGCCTGGCGTGTGGTGTGCTTCGCGCAAGCGCCACTGGAGCCCGAGATCGGTGTCGACCCGCTGCTCGCCGACGTCGCCTGGTCGTGGCTGATCGATGCGCTGCACACGCGCGGCGCGACCTTCCACGCGGCATCCGGCACCGCCACCAAGACCCTCTCCAAGGGGTTCGGCACCCTCGCCGACGAGGGCGACGGCGCGCAGATCGAGCTGCGCGCCTCGTGGTCGCCTGGCGGCGATCTCACCGCCCACGTGGCGGCCTGGGCCGAACTCGTCTGCATGCTCGCGGGTCTGCCCCCGGGATCCGAGGACATCGCCGTGTTCGGAGCGCATCGCGCCGCCGGCGGGCGGGGACCATCCGCGCGCGGGGGGTCGCGTGGCTGA
- the zapE gene encoding cell division protein ZapE, whose protein sequence is MTGAVAGVVHLRERRPEVSGTEMVAALVPPPQFDDATFDTYRADPHYPSQQEAKDLLIAFSRGGAPAERGGLFRRAKKAPEMKPGVYLDGGFGVGKTHLLASIYHAMPARRKYFGSFIEYTALVGALGYQKTVELFRGADLLCIDEFELDDPGDTMVMTRLLGELVPTGTKLAATSNTPPNALGEGRFAAQDFLREIHAMASSFQTIRIDGTDYRQRALDGHAVTLDDAGYRTAITDAAAHAVVSDDAFGDLVAHLATVHPSRYLRLIDGVGMIGLRDVTTLEDQSAALRLVAFVDRAYDAQIPVRATGQALDAVFSDEMLAGGYRKKYLRAISRLNALTHS, encoded by the coding sequence ATGACCGGCGCCGTCGCGGGGGTCGTGCACCTCAGGGAACGTCGACCCGAGGTCTCCGGCACGGAGATGGTGGCCGCGCTCGTTCCGCCCCCGCAGTTCGACGACGCCACCTTCGACACCTATCGCGCCGACCCGCACTACCCGTCGCAGCAGGAGGCGAAGGATCTGCTGATCGCGTTCAGCCGCGGGGGAGCGCCGGCCGAGCGCGGGGGTCTGTTCCGGCGTGCGAAGAAGGCGCCGGAGATGAAGCCCGGCGTGTACCTGGACGGCGGGTTCGGCGTCGGAAAGACGCACCTGCTCGCGTCGATCTACCACGCCATGCCCGCCCGCCGGAAGTACTTCGGCTCGTTCATCGAGTACACCGCGCTCGTCGGCGCGCTCGGCTACCAGAAGACGGTCGAGCTTTTCCGCGGCGCCGATCTGCTGTGCATCGACGAGTTCGAGCTCGACGACCCCGGCGACACGATGGTGATGACGCGCCTGCTCGGTGAGCTGGTTCCCACCGGCACGAAGCTCGCGGCGACCTCCAACACCCCGCCGAACGCGCTGGGTGAGGGACGGTTCGCGGCGCAGGACTTCCTCCGCGAGATCCACGCCATGGCGTCGAGCTTCCAGACGATCCGCATCGACGGCACCGACTACCGCCAGCGAGCGCTCGACGGCCACGCGGTGACTCTCGACGACGCCGGGTACCGCACGGCGATCACGGATGCCGCCGCGCACGCCGTCGTCTCCGATGACGCGTTCGGCGACCTCGTGGCGCACCTCGCGACCGTGCACCCGTCGCGCTATCTCCGCCTCATCGACGGCGTCGGAATGATCGGGCTGCGCGACGTGACGACCCTCGAGGATCAGTCCGCCGCGCTGCGGCTCGTGGCGTTCGTCGATCGGGCGTACGACGCGCAGATCCCGGTGCGCGCTACCGGTCAGGCGCTGGACGCCGTGTTCAGTGACGAGATGCTCGCCGGCGGGTATCGCAAGAAGTATCTGCGCGCCATCTCACGCCTGAACGCCCTGACGCACTCCTGA
- a CDS encoding type II toxin-antitoxin system PemK/MazF family toxin yields MATRNTDGGSLTRFLRGIVTLFTAPGRQAPQRTPERPARAQTAQATASVRDIAPGSAGDTATIEIDPPDRRGLRITYAPDLDGEPDAGEVVWTWVPYAERDGRGKDRPVLVIGRQSEDRVYAVKLTSIAHDGDRDFLPIGSGGWDSKGRPSWVDIDQLYSVHTAGMRREASALDLERFAVVARALQLRYGWTVGG; encoded by the coding sequence ATGGCGACGCGCAACACCGACGGCGGCTCCCTCACCCGGTTTCTCCGGGGGATCGTGACACTGTTCACCGCACCGGGGCGCCAGGCCCCGCAGCGCACGCCGGAGCGGCCCGCACGCGCGCAGACGGCGCAGGCGACGGCATCCGTCCGCGACATCGCTCCGGGAAGTGCCGGTGACACCGCGACGATCGAGATCGATCCGCCCGACCGTCGCGGGCTGCGCATCACCTATGCCCCCGACCTCGACGGTGAGCCCGACGCCGGGGAAGTGGTCTGGACGTGGGTGCCGTACGCCGAGCGCGACGGTCGCGGCAAGGACCGGCCGGTGCTCGTCATCGGGCGCCAGAGCGAAGATCGGGTGTACGCGGTGAAGCTCACGAGCATCGCCCACGACGGCGATCGCGACTTCCTGCCGATCGGCTCGGGTGGGTGGGACTCGAAGGGGCGTCCCTCCTGGGTCGACATCGATCAGCTGTACAGCGTGCACACCGCCGGCATGCGCCGCGAGGCGTCGGCGCTCGACCTGGAGCGGTTCGCGGTCGTCGCCCGCGCGCTGCAGCTGCGCTACGGCTGGACCGTCGGAGGGTGA
- a CDS encoding ammonium transporter: MDSGNLAWSVAATALVLFMTPGVAFFYGGLVKAKSVVSMMMLSFGAMGLVGVLWILYGFNMSAITDGPTWLAGNPFSDFGLANASSDTLVGATFGATFAIITVALISGAIADRAKFGSWMIFAGIWATVVYFPVAAWVWGGGWIMNLGESFGWDVTVIDYAGGTAVHINAGAAALALALVLGKRVGFQKGIHKPHNVPLVMLGAAILWFGWFGFNAGAEGTFGLLGTEDSSVGLIIVNTLGATAAAILGWVIVEKLKDGKSTSVGAASGAVAGLVAITPSCANLAPGWALLLGLIAGAVCALAIELKWKLGYDDSLDVVGVHLVGGLIGTLYLGFFATGTGLFVGGGFEQLVVQFVAAVAVLIFSFVVAYVLGLAIEKTIGFRVKNEDEIAGIDTVVHGEEGYALVD, encoded by the coding sequence ATGGACAGCGGAAACCTCGCGTGGTCTGTCGCCGCGACAGCCCTCGTGCTCTTTATGACGCCCGGTGTGGCGTTCTTCTACGGCGGGCTGGTCAAGGCGAAGAGCGTCGTGAGCATGATGATGCTCAGCTTCGGCGCGATGGGCTTGGTCGGCGTGCTGTGGATCCTCTACGGGTTCAACATGTCGGCGATCACCGACGGTCCGACCTGGCTCGCCGGCAACCCGTTCTCCGACTTCGGTCTCGCGAACGCGTCGAGTGACACGCTGGTCGGGGCGACGTTCGGCGCCACGTTCGCGATCATCACGGTCGCGCTCATCTCCGGCGCGATCGCCGACCGCGCCAAGTTTGGCTCGTGGATGATCTTCGCCGGAATCTGGGCGACCGTCGTCTACTTCCCGGTTGCGGCCTGGGTCTGGGGCGGTGGCTGGATCATGAATCTCGGCGAGAGCTTCGGCTGGGATGTCACGGTCATCGACTACGCCGGTGGCACCGCGGTGCACATCAACGCCGGTGCCGCAGCGCTCGCGCTGGCGCTCGTCCTCGGCAAGCGCGTCGGCTTCCAGAAGGGCATCCACAAGCCGCACAACGTGCCGCTGGTGATGCTGGGTGCGGCCATCCTCTGGTTCGGCTGGTTCGGCTTCAACGCCGGCGCCGAGGGCACGTTCGGCCTGCTCGGCACCGAGGACTCCTCGGTCGGCCTCATCATCGTCAACACGCTCGGCGCGACCGCCGCGGCGATCCTCGGCTGGGTGATCGTGGAGAAGCTCAAGGACGGCAAGTCCACGTCGGTCGGCGCCGCGTCCGGCGCCGTCGCGGGTCTCGTCGCGATCACGCCCTCCTGCGCGAACCTGGCCCCGGGCTGGGCGCTGCTGCTCGGGCTCATCGCCGGTGCTGTCTGCGCCCTGGCGATCGAGCTGAAGTGGAAGCTCGGCTACGACGACTCGCTCGACGTCGTCGGCGTCCACCTCGTCGGCGGCCTCATCGGCACGCTGTACCTCGGCTTCTTCGCCACCGGGACCGGCCTGTTCGTCGGCGGCGGCTTCGAGCAGCTCGTCGTGCAGTTCGTCGCCGCGGTGGCCGTCCTCATCTTCTCCTTCGTCGTCGCCTACGTGCTGGGCCTCGCGATCGAGAAGACGATCGGATTCCGCGTGAAGAACGAGGACGAGATCGCCGGCATCGACACCGTCGTCCACGGTGAAGAGGGCTACGCGCTCGTCGACTGA
- a CDS encoding IS1634 family transposase, with protein MGWFVRKVRTASGATAVQIASKTRGVRTIVEHLGSAHDDEQLAVLVAIARERIAELAGHVPFDLDGLGATPPATTAPTVTGSRSRLLWDVLEDAYARLGFDAVGNDTFKKLVLARVVEPTSKADTLRVWDELGVPGAPSLSTVWRTLARSVEQDWRSKIAAAAYAHATRSGPLTVVLYDVTTLYFEAEREDKLRKVGMSKERRVDPQILVGLLVDQGGFPLEVHEFAGNRGETLTLLPVLDQFRERHSATEVVVVADAGMLSAANLNRLEDAGFGFIVGSRTSSAPYDLAEHYATVGNIVTDGETVETTRTMGAGVNARERRVVWQYSHKRKIRDNITLNKQIERAEQIAAGTRPAKKDRFVTLGTKPGVNWARVEKAREYIGLKGYVTNLSTATASAAEIVAAYHDLFQVEATFRMAKTDLRARPMFASTADSIHAHLTVVFCALAISRHLYKTTGVTVRRIVRALRPLRDVTITIDGHELTATTPPTGEAADIIAALRPGVGH; from the coding sequence GTGGGGTGGTTCGTGCGGAAGGTGCGCACCGCGTCGGGTGCGACGGCGGTGCAGATCGCGTCGAAGACCCGTGGTGTGCGGACGATCGTGGAGCACCTCGGCTCCGCGCACGACGATGAGCAGCTCGCGGTGCTGGTCGCGATCGCGCGGGAGCGGATCGCGGAGCTGGCCGGGCATGTCCCGTTCGATCTGGACGGGCTGGGCGCGACGCCGCCGGCCACGACCGCGCCGACGGTGACCGGGTCGAGGTCCAGGTTGTTGTGGGATGTCCTCGAGGACGCCTACGCCCGTCTCGGGTTCGACGCGGTCGGCAACGACACATTCAAGAAGCTGGTCCTGGCCCGCGTCGTCGAGCCGACCAGCAAGGCGGACACGCTGCGGGTGTGGGACGAGCTCGGTGTCCCGGGTGCGCCGTCGCTGTCGACCGTGTGGCGGACCCTCGCCCGCAGCGTTGAGCAGGACTGGCGGTCGAAGATCGCCGCCGCAGCCTACGCGCATGCGACCCGATCTGGCCCGCTCACCGTCGTGCTCTACGACGTCACCACCCTCTACTTCGAGGCGGAGCGTGAAGACAAGCTCCGCAAGGTCGGGATGAGCAAAGAGCGCCGCGTCGACCCGCAGATCCTCGTCGGCCTCCTCGTGGACCAGGGCGGGTTCCCCCTCGAAGTCCACGAGTTCGCGGGCAACAGGGGCGAGACTCTCACCCTGCTGCCCGTCCTCGACCAGTTCCGCGAACGTCACTCCGCGACCGAGGTCGTGGTCGTCGCGGACGCCGGCATGCTGTCCGCAGCGAACCTGAACCGGCTGGAGGACGCCGGGTTCGGTTTCATCGTCGGCTCCCGCACCTCCTCCGCGCCATACGATCTCGCCGAGCACTACGCGACCGTCGGGAACATCGTCACCGATGGGGAGACGGTCGAGACCACCCGAACCATGGGTGCGGGTGTGAACGCGCGGGAGCGGCGAGTGGTGTGGCAGTACTCCCACAAGCGGAAGATCCGCGACAACATCACGTTGAACAAGCAGATCGAACGCGCCGAGCAGATCGCTGCCGGCACCCGCCCGGCGAAGAAGGACCGGTTCGTCACCCTCGGCACCAAGCCCGGCGTGAACTGGGCAAGAGTCGAGAAGGCCCGCGAATACATCGGCCTCAAGGGGTACGTCACCAACCTCAGCACCGCGACGGCTTCCGCTGCAGAGATCGTGGCGGCCTACCATGACCTGTTCCAGGTCGAGGCGACGTTCCGGATGGCAAAGACCGACCTGCGGGCGAGGCCGATGTTCGCGTCGACCGCGGACTCGATCCACGCGCACCTCACCGTCGTGTTCTGCGCTCTCGCGATCAGCCGGCACCTCTACAAGACCACCGGCGTGACGGTCCGCCGTATCGTCCGCGCGCTGCGCCCGCTGCGTGACGTCACGATCACCATCGACGGACACGAACTCACCGCGACCACCCCGCCAACGGGGGAAGCCGCCGACATCATCGCCGCACTCCGGCCGGGCGTGGGGCACTAA
- a CDS encoding HRDC domain-containing protein, protein MAEYDVVADAAGLAAAAAALSDGTGPVAVDVERASGFRYSQRAYLIQVFRRDAGVYLFDPPAIGDMSALQGAIGDLEWILHAASQDLPSLREAGLEPPSVFDTELAARLLGHERVGLGAVVEDTLGITLAKAHSAADWSTRPLPQPWLEYAALDVLHLVDVYDVLVAELAEQGKTEIAAQEFEAVRTKPERPAREEPWRRLSGLHTVRGRRSLAVARALWLAREEYAKEQDTSPGRLVPDRSLIAAVLADPASKQELARVKDFTGRASRAQLDRWWAAIEAGRADPALPSERATGDGMPPPRAWADRNPAADARLKAARPLVEQLAADLRMPTENVLTPDTLRRVAWAPPAEVDAASVGEVLAAHGARPWQIALTAPVIAHAFVDSLHAADDSPDEAS, encoded by the coding sequence GTGGCTGAGTACGACGTCGTGGCGGATGCCGCGGGCCTCGCCGCGGCCGCCGCCGCCCTCTCCGACGGCACCGGCCCGGTCGCTGTCGACGTCGAGCGCGCCTCCGGGTTCCGCTATTCGCAGCGCGCCTACCTGATCCAGGTGTTCCGCCGCGACGCCGGCGTGTATCTGTTCGACCCGCCTGCGATCGGCGACATGTCGGCGCTGCAGGGCGCCATCGGCGACCTCGAGTGGATCCTGCATGCGGCCAGTCAAGACCTGCCGTCGCTGCGGGAGGCGGGCCTCGAGCCGCCCTCGGTGTTCGACACCGAGCTGGCGGCGCGGCTGCTCGGGCACGAGCGGGTGGGGCTCGGGGCTGTCGTGGAGGACACCCTCGGCATCACGCTGGCCAAGGCGCACTCCGCGGCCGACTGGTCGACGCGGCCGCTGCCGCAGCCGTGGCTCGAGTACGCCGCGCTCGACGTGCTGCACCTGGTGGACGTCTACGACGTGCTGGTCGCCGAGCTCGCCGAGCAGGGCAAGACCGAGATCGCCGCGCAGGAGTTCGAGGCCGTCCGCACCAAGCCGGAGCGTCCGGCGCGCGAGGAGCCGTGGCGGCGTCTCAGCGGACTGCACACGGTGCGCGGACGCCGTTCCCTCGCGGTGGCGCGCGCGCTGTGGCTCGCCCGCGAGGAGTACGCCAAGGAGCAGGACACCTCGCCGGGCCGGCTCGTCCCCGACCGATCGCTCATCGCCGCCGTCCTCGCCGATCCCGCCAGCAAGCAGGAACTCGCGCGCGTCAAGGACTTCACCGGCCGCGCCAGTCGCGCCCAGCTCGATCGGTGGTGGGCGGCGATCGAGGCCGGCCGCGCCGATCCCGCGCTGCCGTCGGAGCGCGCGACGGGCGACGGGATGCCGCCGCCCCGCGCATGGGCGGACCGCAATCCCGCCGCCGACGCGCGGCTGAAGGCGGCGCGCCCGCTCGTCGAGCAGCTGGCCGCCGACCTCCGGATGCCGACGGAGAACGTCCTGACGCCCGACACGCTGCGGCGCGTCGCCTGGGCTCCCCCCGCCGAGGTGGACGCGGCATCCGTCGGCGAGGTGCTCGCCGCCCACGGCGCGCGGCCGTGGCAGATCGCCCTGACGGCCCCGGTCATCGCGCACGCGTTTGTCGATTCTCTGCACGCGGCCGACGACTCCCCCGACGAGGCGTCGTAG
- a CDS encoding alpha/beta hydrolase family protein: MKASRRAAVDGSRFGAPATLRSFAVALLTALLTTLSLLGVVALRMARRVVTPAARVPDTHIVDIDVPAQTITLARTPDTELPGRYGLFTHGSTDYLKVGTVLSSDAHTVKRKLLTQVTGASTLSSEAAFSGWYYERPEELHLPFTVEHVHAALGTCPAWLFPAATPDDAAAETWVIQIHGRGTTRAECLRAVPVFHGLGITSLVVSYRNDGEAPRTRAGTYALGATEWRDVDAAIGWARRHGARRILLMGWSMGGAIALQVALGSAHRELIAGVILDSPVIDWRIVLAYQGKALRLPAPVTDLAIGALRTDWASAATGSDGPIPFDRLDVVARAGELRHPVLILHSDDDGFVPSSASHRLAEARPDLVELQVFTTARHTKLWNYDQRRWTDAITQWLRSHELVPAEAAS, translated from the coding sequence ATGAAGGCATCCAGGCGCGCCGCCGTCGACGGCTCACGATTCGGCGCCCCGGCGACCCTGCGATCCTTCGCGGTGGCGCTGCTGACCGCCCTCCTCACGACGCTCTCGCTGCTCGGCGTCGTCGCTCTCCGGATGGCGCGACGCGTCGTCACCCCGGCCGCGCGCGTCCCCGACACGCACATCGTCGACATCGACGTCCCGGCGCAGACGATCACCCTCGCTCGCACGCCCGACACCGAGCTGCCCGGCCGCTACGGCTTGTTCACACACGGCAGCACCGACTACCTCAAGGTCGGCACCGTGCTCTCCAGCGACGCGCACACCGTCAAGCGCAAGCTGCTCACGCAGGTCACCGGTGCGTCGACGCTCTCCTCGGAGGCGGCGTTCAGCGGGTGGTACTACGAGCGTCCGGAGGAGCTGCACCTGCCCTTCACCGTCGAGCACGTCCACGCGGCGCTCGGCACCTGCCCGGCGTGGCTCTTCCCCGCTGCCACACCCGACGACGCCGCCGCCGAGACCTGGGTCATCCAGATCCACGGCCGCGGCACGACGCGGGCGGAGTGCCTGCGCGCGGTTCCGGTGTTCCACGGCCTCGGCATCACCTCGCTCGTGGTGTCGTACCGCAACGACGGCGAGGCGCCGCGCACCCGCGCCGGAACCTACGCGCTCGGCGCGACGGAATGGCGTGACGTCGACGCCGCCATCGGCTGGGCGCGCCGTCACGGTGCCCGCCGCATCCTGCTCATGGGGTGGTCGATGGGCGGAGCGATCGCCCTCCAGGTCGCCCTCGGCTCAGCGCATCGTGAGCTCATCGCCGGAGTCATCCTCGACTCGCCGGTGATCGACTGGCGCATCGTGCTGGCGTACCAGGGCAAGGCGCTCCGGCTGCCGGCGCCGGTCACCGACCTCGCGATCGGCGCGCTGCGGACCGACTGGGCCAGCGCCGCGACGGGTTCGGACGGCCCCATCCCCTTCGACCGGCTCGACGTCGTCGCCCGGGCGGGGGAGCTGCGGCATCCCGTCCTCATCCTCCACAGCGACGACGACGGCTTCGTGCCCTCGAGCGCATCGCACCGGCTCGCCGAGGCACGACCCGACCTCGTGGAACTGCAGGTGTTCACGACCGCTCGCCACACGAAGCTGTGGAACTACGACCAGCGGCGCTGGACCGACGCGATCACGCAGTGGCTGCGCAGTCATGAACTCGTTCCGGCGGAGGCGGCGTCATGA
- a CDS encoding SLC13 family permease, producing the protein MMDAVKLALVGVVLLLAGGAAVASGVLPADEAGAIAERVWPILLFVVAVTIVAELSATAGVFDVVAARLARWSRGRIVTLWLLIVGFAVVVTAFLSLDTTAVLLTPVVVAVARANGLPPLPFAFTTVWLANTASLFLPVSNLTNLLAAHRLDEGGVPVPFLALLGPSALVAVAATVLLLWTWHRRALSGRFAIGAPPRVADAVLLRGSAVVLIVLLPLLVSGMPPWLPALAAAAALTVLFAWRSPGALHLRLVPWQLVVFASGLFLAVGALEAGGSAQVLAAATGSGDDLLSLWQLAGAGMLGANAVNNLPAYLALESVADSPVRLAALLIGVGAGPLTWIVSV; encoded by the coding sequence ATGATGGATGCCGTGAAGCTCGCCCTCGTCGGAGTCGTGCTGCTCCTGGCGGGCGGCGCCGCCGTCGCGTCCGGCGTGCTGCCCGCGGACGAGGCGGGAGCGATCGCGGAGCGCGTCTGGCCGATCCTGCTGTTCGTCGTCGCCGTCACGATCGTGGCGGAGCTGTCCGCGACCGCGGGCGTCTTCGACGTCGTGGCCGCGCGCCTGGCACGCTGGTCGCGCGGTCGCATCGTCACGCTGTGGCTGTTGATCGTCGGGTTCGCCGTCGTCGTGACGGCGTTCCTGTCCCTCGACACGACCGCGGTGCTGCTGACGCCGGTCGTCGTCGCGGTGGCACGCGCCAACGGCCTGCCACCGCTGCCGTTCGCGTTCACGACGGTGTGGCTGGCCAACACGGCATCGCTCTTCCTCCCGGTCTCGAACCTCACCAACCTGCTGGCGGCGCATCGGCTCGACGAGGGCGGGGTGCCGGTGCCGTTCCTCGCGCTGCTGGGGCCGTCGGCTCTCGTGGCTGTCGCCGCCACGGTGCTGCTGCTGTGGACGTGGCACCGGCGTGCCCTGTCAGGCCGGTTCGCGATCGGCGCGCCGCCGCGCGTCGCCGATGCCGTGCTCCTGCGCGGCTCAGCCGTCGTGCTGATCGTGCTGCTGCCGCTGCTCGTCAGCGGCATGCCGCCGTGGCTGCCCGCGCTGGCCGCGGCGGCAGCGCTCACGGTCCTGTTCGCCTGGCGCTCGCCCGGTGCGTTGCACCTGCGGCTCGTGCCGTGGCAGCTCGTCGTGTTCGCGTCGGGGCTGTTCCTCGCGGTCGGCGCGCTGGAGGCGGGGGGGTCGGCGCAGGTTCTCGCCGCCGCCACCGGCTCCGGCGACGATCTGCTGTCGCTCTGGCAGCTCGCCGGCGCCGGGATGCTGGGCGCGAACGCCGTCAACAACCTGCCCGCCTACCTCGCCCTCGAGAGCGTCGCCGATTCGCCGGTCCGGCTCGCCGCGCTGCTCATCGGGGTGGGCGCCGGCCCCCTGACCTGGATCGTGTCAGTTTAG